The Oncorhynchus gorbuscha isolate QuinsamMale2020 ecotype Even-year unplaced genomic scaffold, OgorEven_v1.0 Un_scaffold_8:::fragment_8:::debris, whole genome shotgun sequence genome window below encodes:
- the LOC124019348 gene encoding CAD protein-like isoform X2: MATLILEDGTTFKGRLFGANASVSGEVVFQTGMVGYPEALTDPSYMCQILTLTYPLQGNYGIPQDEESDFGLSKWFESSKIHAAALIVGEVSQNPSHWSSAMSLDQWLKEQGIPGLEGVDTRRLTKKIREKGTMLGKLVVDGTPEANVPFDNPDQRNLVKEVSMKEPRVFNPSGAVRITAVDCGIKYNQIRCLCQRGACVTVVPWDHPLDSTDFDGLFISNGPGDPQFCTETIDNVRKVVCVDNPKPVFGICLGNQLLSLAIGAKTYKMKYGNRGHNQPCIHKGTDRCFITSQNHGFAVDPLTLPQGWDVLFTNANDQTSEGIVHNTKHIFSVQFHPEHMAGPTDLVSLFDVFLDTVRDHKEGKSGKPVKQRLTEHLTYPGSTNPEEFVRPRKVLILGSGGLSIGQAGEFDYSGSQAIKALKEENIQTVLINPNIATVQTSKGLADKVYFLPLTPEYVTQVIKNERPDGVLLTFGGQTALNCGVQLTKRGVLKKYAVRVLGTPVASIEMTEDRKIFVEKMEEINEHVAPSEAAVSVEQAVAAAERIGYPVLVRSAFALGGLGSGFANNREELTSLVTSAFAHTSQVLVDKSLKGWKEIEYEVVRDAYDNCITVCNMENIDPLGIHTGESIVVAPSQTLNDYEYNMLRNTAIKVIRHLGIIGECNIQYALNPESEQYYIIEVNARLSRSSALASKATGYPLAYVAAKLGLGIPLPILKNSVTNQTTANFEPSLDYCVVKVPRWDLSKFLRVSTKIGSSMKSVGEVMAIGRSFEEAFQKALRMVDENCVGFDHTIKPVSDEELQTPTDKRIFVLAAALRAGYTVDRLYDLTKIDRWFLHKMKNITDHEKVLESYNQDESAMPLEVMRKAKQLGFSDKQIALAVQSTELAVRKMRRDWSILPVVKQIDTVAAEWPAHTNYLYLTYNGTENDLGFGDPHVIVIGSGVYRIGSSVEFDWCAVGCIMELRKMGYKTIMVNYNPETVSTDYDMCDRLYFDEISFEVVMDIYEMENPEGVILSMGGQLPNNIAMSLHRQQCRILGTSPEFIDSAENRFKFSRMLDTIGISQPLWKELTEIESAMKFCETAGYPCLVRPSYVLSGAAMNVAYTDSDLEKYLSSAVAVSKEYPVVISKFIQEAKEIDVDAVACDGVVMAIAVSEHVENAGVHSGDATLVTPPQDINQKTMERIKMIVHAIGQELQVTGPFNLQLIAKDDQLKVIECNVRVSRSFPFVSKTLGVDLVALATRVIMGEKMEPVGLMKGVGIVGVKVPQFSFSRLAGADVVLGVEMTSTGEVACFGENRYEAYLKAMLSTGFKIPKKNILLSIGSYKNKSELLPTVQALESLGYDLYASLGTADFYTEHGVKVMAVDWPFGEEESDCPNKDKQRNILEYLEDHHFDMVINLSMRNSGGRRLSSFVTKGYRTRRMAIDYSVPLIIDIKCTKLFVQALRLVGGFPPVKTHVDCMTSQKLIRLPGLIDVHVHLREPGATHKEDFSSGTAAALAGGVTMVCAMPNTAPAIIDPSSFAMIQKLAKAGCRCDYALYVGAASDNSTILPSIANSAAGLKMYLNDTYSTLKMDNVSMWMEHFEKWPKHLPIVAHAEKQTVAAVLMVAQLYQRAVHICHVAKKEEILIIRAAKQKGIQVTCEVAPHHLFLCEENVVGIGDGRAQVRPMLGTREDMEALWEHLDIIDCFATDHAPHSVEEKNSEKPPPGYPGLETMLPLLLTAVSDGRLTIDDIIKRLYDNPRKIFSLPAQDNTYVEVDLEQEWVIPAHMQFTKSKWTPFEGMKVKGKVRRVVLRGEVAYIDGQVLVPPGYGEDVKTWPAPIPLLQPPEPVKEVPKTPEHPRLTPPCEGIRTCAQSPRRPAGDGRYMLPPRVHRSSDPGMPPEMTPAAGDGYSHPPPLARILSPRAEAAAGQPLAHLQTSPVLHPLVGQHVLSVRQFSKEQISHMFNVAHTLRLMVQKERSLDILKGKVMASMFYEVSTRTSSSFAAAMQRLGGSVVHFCEATSSSQKGESLADSVQTMSCYADVLVLRHPTPGAVESAARHCRKPVINAGDGVGEHPTQALLDVFTIREELGTVNGMTITMVGDLKHGRTVHSLARLLTQYRITLRYVAPKNLHMPSEIIDFVASKGIKQEEFESIEEALPDTDVLYMTRIQKERFSSEEEYKACFGQFILSPHIMTGAKKKMVVMHPLPRVNEISAEVDTDPRAAYFRQAENGMYIRMALLATVLGR; this comes from the exons atggcaaCCCTGATTTTAGAAGATGGGACCACGTTCAAGGGCCGCCTTTTCGGGGCAAATGCGTCAGTGTCTGGTGAAGTTG TGTTCCAGACAGGCATGGTTGGCTACCCAGAGGCCCTGACTGACCCGTCCTACATGTGTCAGATCCTCACCCTCACCTACCCTCTGCAGGGCAACTATGGTATACCCCAGGATGAGGAGAGCGACTTTGGACTCAGCAAG TGGTTTGAGTCTTCTAAGATCCACGCTGCAGCCCTCATCGTCGGAGAGGTCTCCCAGAACCCCAGCCACTGGAGCTCAGCCATGTCTCTGGACCAGTGGCTCAAAGAGCAGGGCATCCCCGGCCTAGAGG GAGTTGACACCCGTCGTCTGACCAAGAAGATCCGTGAGAAGGGTACAATGCTGGGGAAGCTGGTTGTGGACGGAACGCCCGAGGCCAACGTTCCATTTGACAACCCTGACCAGAGGAACCTTGTCAAGGAGGTGTCCATGAAG GAGCCCCGGGTGTTCAACCCCAGTGGTGCTGTCAGGATCACAGCTGTAGACTGTGGCATTAAGTACAACCAGATCCGTTGTCTGTGTCAGAGAGGGGCCTGTGTCACTGTGGTGCCCTGGGATCACCCACTGGACAGCACAG ATTTTGATGGGCTGTTCATCAGCAACGGCCCTGGGGACCCCCAGTTCTGTACGGAGACCATAGACAACGtgaggaaggtggtgtgtgtggacAACCCCAAGCCTGTGTTTGGTATCTGCCTGGGCAACCAGCTTCTCTCCCTCGCCATCGGAGCAAAAACCTACAAGATGAA GTATGGGAACCGTGGCCATAATCAGCCCTGTATCCACAAGGGCACAGATCGCTGTTTCATCACATCTCAGAACCATGGCTTTGCTGTGGATCCCCTGACCCTGCCACAGGGCTGGGACGTGCTCTTCACCAACGCCAATGACCAGACCAGTGAGGGCATCGTGCACAACACCAAACACATATTCAG TGTCCAGTTTCACCCAGAGCACATGGCAGGCCCCACTGACCTGGTCAGTCTTTTTGATGTGTTTCTGGACACAGTCAGAGACCACAAGGAGGGCAAGAGTGGCAAACCAG tGAAGCAGAGACTGACAGAGCACCTGACCTATCCTGGATCTACCAATCCGGAGGAATTTGTTCGGCCACGCAAAGTCCTAATCCTGGGTTCTGGAGGCCTCTCCATCGGACAGGCTGGGGAGTTTGACTACTCTGGCTCTCAG GCCATAAAAGCATTGAAGGAGGAGAACATTCAGACTGTGCTCATCAACCCCAACATCGCCACGGTGCAAACCTCCAAGGGTCTGGCTGACAAGGTTTACTTCCTGCCTCTCACCCCGGAGTATGTCACTCAG GTGATAAAGAATGAGCGTCCAGACGGGGTCCTCCTGACCTTCGGGGGGCAGACTGCTCTTAACTGCGGGGTGCAGCTGACCAAGAGGGGAGTGCTGAAGAAGTATGCAGTGCGTGTGCTGGGGACGCCGGTGGCTTCCATCGAGATGACTGAGGACAGGAAGATCTttgtggagaagatggaggagatcAATGAACACGTGGCGCCCAGCGAGGCCGCTGTGTCTGTGGAGCAG GCGGTGGCGGCTGCAGAGCGTATTGGCTACCCTGTCCTGGTGCGCTCGGCCTTTGCCCTGGGCGGATTGGGCTCTGGCTTTGCCAATAACCGGGAGGAGTTGACCTCTCTGGTGACATCTGCCTTCGCCCACACTTCCCAGGTCCTAGTGGACAAGTCCCTGAAGGGCTGGAAAGAGATTGAGTATGAGGTGGTCAGAGACGCCTATGACAACTGTATCACA GTATGTAACATGGAGAACATTGACCCTCTGGGTATCCACACTGGGGAGTCCATCGTGGTGGCGCCCAGTCAGACGCTCAACGACTATGAGTACAACATGTTGAGGAACACTGCCATCAAGGTCATCAGACACCTAGGCATCATTGGAGAGTGTAATATCCAGTACGCCCTCAACCCTGAGTCTGAGCAG TACTACATCATTGAGGTGAATGCCCGTCTGTCTCGGAGCTCAGCTCTGGCCAGTAAAGCTACAGGATATCCCCTGGCCTACGTGGCTGCCAAGCTGGGATTGGGCATCCCGCTACCTATCCTCAA GAACTCTGTGACCAACCAGACCACAGCTAACTTTGAGCCCAGTCTGGACTACTGTGTGGTGAAGGTCCCTCGCTGGGATCTCAGCAAGTTCCTGCGCGTCAGCACCAAGATAGGTAGCTCCATGAAGAGCGTTG GAGAGGTGATGGCCATCGGCCGCAGCTTTGAGGAAGCCTTCCAGAAGGCTCTACGGATGGTGGATGAGAACTGTGTGGGCTTTGACCACACCATCAAACCTGTGTCTGACGAG GAGCTGCAGACCCCGACAGACAAACGTATCTTTGTTCTGGCGGCTGCTCTCAGGGCGGGCTATACAGTGGACCGCCTTTACGACCTGACCAAGATTGACCGCTGGTTCCTTCACAAAATGAAGAACATCACGGACCATGAGAAGGTGCTGGAGTCGTACAACCAGGACGAGAGCGCCATGCCTCTGGAGGTGATGAGGAAAGCCAAGCAGCTGGGCTTCTCCGACAAACAGATCGCCCTGGCTGTGCAGAG tACGGAGCTGGCGGTGAGGAAGATGCGTAGAGATTGGAGCATCCTGCCTGTGGTAAAGCAGATTGACACTGTGGCGGCAGAGTGGCCCGCCCACACCAACTACCTGTACCTGACCTATAACGGTACGGAAAACGACCTGGGCTTTGGAGATCCCCATGTCATAGTAATTGGCTCTGGGGTTTACCGCATCGGCAGCAGTGTGGAGTTTGACTGGTGCGCTGTGGGCTGCATTATGGAACTCAGGAAG ATGGGCTATAAAACCATCATGGTGAACTATAACCCAGAGACTGTCAGCACAGACTACGACATGTGTGACCGTCTCTACTTCGATGAGATCTCCTTTGAG gtTGTGATGGACATCTATGAGATGGAGAACCCAGAGGGAGTGATTCTGTCCATGGGGGGCCAGCTGCCCAACAACATCGCCATGTCCCTCCACAGGCAGCAGTGTCGTATATTGGGCACCTCCCCGGAGTTCATCGACTCTGCTGAGAACAGGTTCAAGTTCTCCCGCATGCTGGACACCATCGGCATCAGCCAGCCCCTGTGGAAGGAACTCACTGAGATCGAG tcAGCCATGAAGTTCTGTGAGACTGCGGGCTACCCCTGCCTGGTGCGTCCCTCCTACGTGCTGAGTGGAGCGGCCATGAACGTGGCGTACACAGACAGCGACCTGGAGAAGTACCTGAGCAGCGCTGTGGCCGTGTCCAAGGAATACCCCGTGGTCATCTCAAAGTTCATCCAGGAGGCCAAG GAGATAGACGTGGACGCGGTGGCGTGCGACGGCGTGGTGATGGCCATCGCCGTGTCAGAGCATGTGGAGAACGCCGGGGTGCACTCTGGGGACGCCACCCTGGTCACGCCCCCCCAGGACATCAACCAGAAGACCATGGAGCGTATCAAGATGATCGTCCACGCCATCGGACAGGAACTGCAGGTCACGGGGCCCTTTAACCTGCAGCTCATCGCTAAG GATGACCAGCTGAAGGTGATCGAGTGCAACGTCCGTGTCTCCCGCTCCTTCCCGTTCGTCTCAAAGACTCTGGGAGTGGATCTGGTCGCCCTGGCAACGCGCGTCATCATGGGAGAGAAGATGGAGCCCGTGGGCCTGATGAAAGGAGTGGGCATCGTGGGCGTCAAG GTCCCCCAGTTCTCGTTCTCTCGTCTGGCCGGAGCTGATGTGGTGCTGGGGGTAGAGATGACCAGTACTGGGGAGGTGGCTTGCTTTGGAGAGAACAGATACGAGGCCTATCTGAAGGCCATGCTCAGCACAGGCTTCAAGATTCCCAAGAAGAACATTCTGCTCTCCATTGGCAGTTACAAG AACAAGAGTGAGCTGCTGCCTACTGTTCAGGCGCTGGAGAGTCTGGGCTATGACCTGTATGCCAGTCTGGGGACTGCTGACTTCTACACTGAGCATGGAGTCAAG GTGATGGCGGTGGACTGGCCAtttggggaggaggagagtgactGCCCCAACAAGGACAAGCAGAGGAACATTTTGGAATACCTGGAGGACCACCACTTTGACATGGTCATCAACCTCTCCATGAGGAACTCTGGAGGTCGACGCCTCTCCTCCTTCGTCACCAAGGGTTACCGCACCCGCCGCATGGCCATTGACTACTCGGTGCCCCTCATCATTGACATCAAGTGCACCAAGCTGTTTGTCCAG GCGCTGCGTCTGGTTGGCGGCTTCCCGCCCGTCAAGACTCACGTGGACTGTATGACGTCACAGAAATTGATTCGCCTGCCTG GTCTGATTGATGTGCACGTCCACCTGCGGGAGCCGGGTGCCACCCACAAGGAGGACTTCTCCTCGGGCACAGCGGCTGCCCTGGCAGGGGGCGTCACCATGGTGTGTGCCATGCCCAACACGGCACCTGCCATAATCGACCCCAGCTCCTTCGCCATGATCCAGAAG CTTGCCAAGGCAGGGTGTCGGTGTGACTATGCCCTTTACGTCGGAGCGGCTTCAGACAACTCCACCATCTTGCCCTCCATCGCTAACTCTGCCGCCGGGCTGAAGATGTATCTGAACGACACCTACTCCACTCTGAAGATGGACAACGTCTCAATGTGGATGGAG CACTTTGAGAAGTGGCCCAAGCACCTGCCAATCGTGGCACACGCAGAGAAGCAGACTGTGGCAGCCGTCTTGATGGTGGCCCAGCTGTACCAGAGAGCTGTTCATATCTGCCATGTGGCCAAGAAGGAGGAG ATCCTGATCATCCGCGCAGCCAAGCAGAAGGGCATCCAGGTGACGTGTGAGGTAGCGCCCCACcacctcttcctgtgtgaggagaATGTGGTGGGCATTGGGGACGGCCGGGCACAGGTCCGCCCTATGCTGGGCACCCGGGAGGATATGGAGGCCCTCTGGGAACACCTGGACATCATTGACTGCTTCGCCACTGACCACG CCCCCCATTCAGTGGAGGAGAAGAACTCAGAGAAGCCCCCACCAGGTTACCCCGGCCTTGAGACCATGCTGCCCCTTCTCCTCACCGCCGTCAGCGATGGGCGCCTCACCATCGACGATATCATCAAGCGCCTGTACGACAACCCCCGCAAAATTTTCTCCCTTCCCGCCCAGGACAACACCTATGTAGAG GTGGACCTGGAGCAGGAGTGGGTCATCCCCGCACACATGCAGTTCACCAAGTCCAAGTGGACACCCTTTGAAGGCATGAAGGTGAAAGGCAAGGTCCGCAGAGTGGTGCTCAGAGGAGAGGTGGCCTACATCGACGGACAGGTGCTGGTCCCTCCTGGCTATGGGGAGGATGTGAAGACTTGGCCTGcacccatccccctcctccagcCCCCTGAGCCAGTGAAAGAAGTCCCAAAG ACCCCAGAGCACCCCCGGCTGACCCCTCCATGTGAGGGCATCCGTACATGCGCCCAGAGTCCTCGCCGTCCCGCCGGGGACGGCCGCTACATGCTCCCGCCTCGCGTTCACAGGTCCTCCGACCCAGGCATGCCCCCAG AGATGACCCCTGCAGCTGGAGACGGTTACAGCCATCCCCCTCCCCTGGCCAGGATTTTGTCCCCTCGGGCTGAGGCAGCGGCAGGGCAGCCCCTGGCCCACCTCCAGACCTCCCCAGTGCTCCACCCCCTAGTGGGACAACACGTCCTCTCTGTCAGGCAGTTCAGCAAGGAACAG ATCTCTCACATGTTTAACGTGGCCCATACTCTTCGCCTGATGGTTCAGAAAGAGCGAAGCCTGGACATCCTGAAG GGTAAGGTGATGGCTTCCATGTTCTACGAGGTCAGCACACGCACCAGTAGTTCGTTTGCGGCGGCAATGCAGCGTCTGGGTGGCTCTGTGGTCCATTTCTGTGAGGCCACCTCCTCGTCGCAGAAGGGCGAGTCTCTGGCGGACTCGGTCCAGACCATGAGCTGCTACGCTGACGTCCTGGTGCTGCGACACCCCACGCCAGGGGCCGTGGAG TCTGCAGCGAGGCACTGCCGGAAGCCGGTGATCAACGCTGGGGACGGGGTCGGGGAGCACCCCACGCAGGCCCTGCTAGATGTGTTCACCATCAGAGAGGAGCTGGGTACGGTCAACGGCATGACG ATCACCATGGTAGGGGACCTGAAGCATGGCCGCACAGTTCATTCCCTGGCCAGGCTGCTCACCCAGTACAGGATCACTCTGCGCTACGTCGCCCCAAAGAATCTCCACATGCCCTCCGAGATCATTGACTTTGTGGCCTCCAAAGGCATCAAGCAG GAAGAGTTTGAGAGCATCGAGGAGGCCCTGCCTGACACTGACGTCCTCTACATGACCAGGATTCAGAAGGAGAGGTTTTCCTCAGAGGAAGAGTACAAAGCG TGCTTCGGTCAGTTCATCCTCAGCCCACACATCATGACTGGAGCGAAGAAGAAGATGGTGGTGATGCATCCTCTACCGAGAGTCAATGAGATCAG TGCGGAGGTGGACACTGATCCTCGTGCTGCCTACTTCCGGCAGGCTGAGAACGGCATGTACATCCGCATGGCGCTTTTGGCCACTGTGCTGGGCAGATGA